The Populus alba chromosome 4, ASM523922v2, whole genome shotgun sequence genome contains a region encoding:
- the LOC118058403 gene encoding uncharacterized protein isoform X2, whose protein sequence is MDGVDSSRRRSRRMSLKERLGLRGLGCCGATWGFSPTTIVTNDDLDIDEEREEIEAVVNTGQEEVERVSDPGCLDPNPSPNQQHSSGMNLAAALAAERQFREAGSNIMEPTSVTDVGTANVGLTGTPLRVSLMRLLEESTEGGGGGRVITETTEGGVGNDTLCCVCMGRKKGAAFIPCGHTFCRVCSRELWLNRGSCPLCNRSILEILDIF, encoded by the coding sequence ATGGACGGCGTAGATTCTTCAAGGAGAAGATCAAGAAGAATGAGTCTTAAGGAACGGCTAGGACTAAGAGGTTTGGGGTGTTGTGGGGCCACTTGGGGTTTCAGTCCCACCACCATCGTCACCAATGATGATCTTGATATTGATGAAGAACGGGAAGAGATAGAGGCTGTGGTAAACACGGGCCAGGAGGAGGTGGAGAGAGTTTCTGATCCGGGCTGTTTGGATCCGAACCCGAGTCCTAACCAGCAGCATTCTTCGGGTATGAACTTGGCTGCTGCTTTGGCCGCAGAAAGACAATTCAGGGAGGCAGGAAGTAACATCATGGAGCCCACCAGTGTCACTGATGTGGGAACCGCAAATGTTGGTTTGACGGGGACGCCGTTAAGGGTGTCGTTGATGAGGCTGTTAGAGGAGAGCACggaaggtggaggaggaggaagggTAATTACGGAGACGACGGAAGGAGGGGTGGGGAATGATACATTGTGTTGCGTGTGCATGGGGAGGAAAAAAGGAGCAGCATTTATCCCATGTGGGCACACGTTTTGCAGGGTGTGTTCGAGGGAGCTTTGGTTGAATCGAGGTAGTTGTCCCCTTTGTAACCGATCAATTCTTGAAATCCTCGACATTTTCTAG
- the LOC118058404 gene encoding 1-aminocyclopropane-1-carboxylate oxidase yields METFPVVDLSKLNGEERKPTMKVINDACENWGFFELVNHGISHDLLDAVERLTKEHYRRCMEQRFKEMVASKGLEAVQSEIDDLDWESTFFLRHLPESNLAEIPDLGEDYRKTMKEFALELEELAEQLLDLLCENLGLEKGYLRKVFCGSKGPTFGTKVSNYPPCPKPDLIKGLRAHTDAGGIILLFQDDKVSGLQLLKDGQWIDVPPMKHSIVINLGDQLEVITNGKYKSVLHRVLAQTDGTRMSIASFYNPGRDAVIYPAPELVEKEEKESQIYPKFVFEDYMKLYAGLKFQAKEPRFEAMKAVESTINMGPIATA; encoded by the exons ATGGAGACCTTCCCAGTTGTTGACTTGTCAAAGCTTAATGGTGAAGAGAGGAAGCCAACCATGAAGGTGATCAATGATGCCTGTGAGAACTGGGGTTTCTTTGAG TTGGTGAACCACGGGATATCTCATGATCTCTTGGATGCTGTGGAGAGACTCACAAAAGAGCACTACAGGAGATGCATGGAGCAAAGGTTTAAGGAGATGGTGGCTAGCAAGGGTCTTGAGGCTGTTCAATCTGAAATCGATGACCTTGACTGGGAAAGCACTTTCTTCTTGCGCCATCTTCCTGAATCCAACTTGGCTGAAATCCCTGATCTTGGAGAAGATTACAG GAAGACAATGAAGGAGTTTGCACTGGAATTGGAAGAACTTGCGGAGCAACTTTTAGACTTGCTGTGTGAGAATCTTGGGTTGGAAAAGGGATACCTGAGAAAAGTCTTTTGTGGCTCCAAGGGACCGACTTTTGGAACCAAGGTCAGCAACTACCCTCCATGCCCTAAACCAGACCTGATCAAAGGACTCAGGGCCCACACTGATGCTGGGGGCATCATTTTACTGTTCCAAGATGACAAGGTCAGTGGCCTCCAGCTGCTCAAGGATGGCCAATGGATCGATGTTCCACCCATGAAACACTCCATTGTTATCAACTTAGGTGACCAACTTGAG GTAATTACGAATGGGAAATACAAGAGTGTGCTGCACCGTGTGCTAGCTCAAACAGATGGTACCAGGATGTCCATAGCATCATTCTACAACCCGGGAAGGGATGCTGTCATCTACCCAGCACCAGAACTggttgagaaagaagaaaaggaaagccaAATCTACCCGAAATTTGTGTTTGAGGACTACATGAAGCTCTATGCAGGCCTCAAGTTCCAAGCCAAGGAGCCAAGGTTTGAAGCTATGAAGGCTGTAGAATCCACAATCAACATGGGTCCAATTGCAACTGCTTAG
- the LOC118058403 gene encoding uncharacterized protein isoform X1, translating to MSQLSVLLQEPEREAITILALLGDHMDGVDSSRRRSRRMSLKERLGLRGLGCCGATWGFSPTTIVTNDDLDIDEEREEIEAVVNTGQEEVERVSDPGCLDPNPSPNQQHSSGMNLAAALAAERQFREAGSNIMEPTSVTDVGTANVGLTGTPLRVSLMRLLEESTEGGGGGRVITETTEGGVGNDTLCCVCMGRKKGAAFIPCGHTFCRVCSRELWLNRGSCPLCNRSILEILDIF from the coding sequence ATGAGTCAACTCAGTGTGTTACTGCAGGAACCAGAAAGAGAAGCAATAACAATTCTTGCATTGCTGGGTGACCATATGGACGGCGTAGATTCTTCAAGGAGAAGATCAAGAAGAATGAGTCTTAAGGAACGGCTAGGACTAAGAGGTTTGGGGTGTTGTGGGGCCACTTGGGGTTTCAGTCCCACCACCATCGTCACCAATGATGATCTTGATATTGATGAAGAACGGGAAGAGATAGAGGCTGTGGTAAACACGGGCCAGGAGGAGGTGGAGAGAGTTTCTGATCCGGGCTGTTTGGATCCGAACCCGAGTCCTAACCAGCAGCATTCTTCGGGTATGAACTTGGCTGCTGCTTTGGCCGCAGAAAGACAATTCAGGGAGGCAGGAAGTAACATCATGGAGCCCACCAGTGTCACTGATGTGGGAACCGCAAATGTTGGTTTGACGGGGACGCCGTTAAGGGTGTCGTTGATGAGGCTGTTAGAGGAGAGCACggaaggtggaggaggaggaagggTAATTACGGAGACGACGGAAGGAGGGGTGGGGAATGATACATTGTGTTGCGTGTGCATGGGGAGGAAAAAAGGAGCAGCATTTATCCCATGTGGGCACACGTTTTGCAGGGTGTGTTCGAGGGAGCTTTGGTTGAATCGAGGTAGTTGTCCCCTTTGTAACCGATCAATTCTTGAAATCCTCGACATTTTCTAG